One window of Mediterraneibacter gnavus ATCC 29149 genomic DNA carries:
- a CDS encoding 1-deoxy-D-xylulose-5-phosphate synthase has product MYIETINSPEDVKKLTIEELPALAEEMRHALLTRASRHGGHFGPNFGMVEATIAMHYVFESPKDKIVYDVSHQSYPHKMLTGRKDAYLYEEHYDDVSGYTNPHESEHDFFTIGHTSTSVSLACGLAKARDLKGEDGNVIAVIGDGSLSGGEALEGIDYAAELGGNLIIVVNDNDMSIAENHGGLYQNLKLLRETNGTAPCNLFKAMGLDYIYVNQGNDTKALVEAFQKVKNSSQPVVVHINTLKGKGYEPAEQNKEQWHFSGPFDLETGKPLYTSNTEDYAGITRDYLLKKMKEDSRVVAITSGTPAVMGFTEDKRKEAGRQFIDVGIAEETAVALASGIAANGGKPVYGVYSTFVQRTFDQIAQDLCINNSPATIVTFWGSVYGMNDVTHLGFQDIPMMANIPNLVYLAPTTKEEYLAMLDWSVEQNSYPVAIKVPGGELISDGKTVTKDFGKLNTYEVIQKGSKVAVIGLGAFYSLGEKAAELIAEKTGVQPTLVNPYYITGLDEALLDDLKKDHEIVVTLEDGILDGGFGEKIARYYGASDMKVLNVGLKKEFLDRYDVQEVLEKNHLNAEQIAADVEAILK; this is encoded by the coding sequence ATGTATATTGAAACAATCAACAGCCCTGAAGATGTAAAAAAACTGACGATCGAGGAGCTTCCGGCACTGGCAGAAGAGATGCGCCATGCACTTTTGACCCGGGCAAGCCGGCATGGCGGACATTTCGGACCAAATTTCGGAATGGTGGAAGCGACCATTGCCATGCATTATGTATTTGAATCTCCAAAAGATAAAATTGTATATGACGTTTCCCATCAGAGTTATCCGCACAAAATGCTGACAGGAAGAAAAGATGCATATCTTTATGAAGAGCATTACGATGATGTATCCGGTTATACAAATCCGCATGAGAGTGAGCATGATTTCTTTACAATCGGTCATACATCTACTTCTGTCAGTCTTGCCTGTGGACTTGCAAAAGCAAGAGATCTGAAAGGGGAAGACGGAAATGTAATCGCAGTGATCGGAGACGGTTCTTTAAGCGGCGGAGAAGCACTGGAGGGAATTGACTACGCCGCAGAATTGGGTGGAAATCTAATTATTGTAGTGAATGACAATGATATGTCCATCGCAGAGAATCATGGAGGATTGTATCAGAATTTGAAGCTGCTGCGGGAAACAAACGGAACAGCTCCATGTAACCTGTTCAAAGCGATGGGGCTTGATTATATTTATGTAAACCAGGGAAACGATACAAAAGCGCTGGTGGAGGCATTTCAGAAAGTAAAAAACAGCAGTCAGCCGGTTGTGGTTCATATCAATACGCTGAAAGGAAAAGGATATGAGCCGGCAGAGCAAAATAAAGAACAGTGGCATTTCAGCGGTCCGTTTGATCTTGAGACGGGAAAACCTCTTTATACTTCAAATACGGAGGACTACGCCGGTATTACGAGAGATTATCTTTTGAAAAAGATGAAAGAAGATTCCCGTGTGGTTGCCATCACATCCGGAACGCCTGCAGTTATGGGATTTACAGAAGATAAGCGAAAAGAAGCCGGACGCCAGTTTATTGATGTGGGAATTGCAGAAGAGACAGCGGTTGCTCTGGCATCCGGTATTGCGGCAAACGGAGGAAAGCCTGTTTACGGCGTGTACAGTACTTTTGTACAGCGGACATTTGACCAGATCGCACAGGATCTGTGTATCAACAACAGTCCGGCAACAATTGTGACATTCTGGGGTTCTGTTTATGGAATGAATGATGTCACACATCTGGGATTTCAGGATATTCCGATGATGGCAAATATTCCGAACCTTGTTTATCTGGCACCGACGACAAAAGAAGAATATCTTGCCATGCTTGATTGGAGTGTGGAGCAGAATTCTTATCCGGTTGCAATAAAAGTACCGGGCGGTGAGCTGATTTCGGATGGAAAAACAGTGACTAAGGATTTCGGCAAACTGAATACTTATGAAGTAATACAGAAAGGAAGCAAGGTTGCAGTGATCGGACTCGGTGCATTCTATTCACTGGGAGAGAAAGCAGCAGAACTGATCGCAGAGAAAACAGGTGTGCAGCCGACACTGGTGAATCCATACTACATCACAGGTCTGGATGAAGCACTTCTTGATGATCTGAAGAAAGATCATGAAATCGTAGTGACCCTGGAGGATGGAATTTTAGACGGAGGTTTTGGTGAAAAAATTGCCCGTTATTACGGCGCTTCTGATATGAAAGTGTTAAACGTTGGATTGAAGAAAGAGTTCCTTGACCGATATGACGTGCAGGAAGTATTGGAGAAAAATCATCTGAATGCAGAGCAGATTGCAGCAGATGTAGAAGCAATTTTAAAATAA
- a CDS encoding DUF1653 domain-containing protein, giving the protein MSRIRIVKKNDEYTSEYQVGDLFEITGTWYGGVHIMGKSGAPVSLDKEEYVELDTEPELKQEEVIPRDIRVGDIVQHFKREWVSGETSEYLYKVLAFAQHTETGEKLVIYQGLYSPFKICARPYGMFMSEVDHEKYPDIKQQYRFEKIKE; this is encoded by the coding sequence ATGAGCAGAATAAGAATTGTAAAAAAGAACGATGAATATACTTCAGAATATCAGGTGGGGGATCTGTTTGAGATTACAGGCACCTGGTATGGAGGCGTCCATATTATGGGAAAATCAGGTGCGCCTGTTTCTCTGGATAAAGAGGAATATGTAGAATTGGATACAGAGCCTGAGTTAAAGCAAGAAGAGGTGATTCCGAGAGACATCCGAGTGGGAGATATTGTACAGCATTTTAAGAGAGAATGGGTGTCAGGGGAAACTTCAGAATATTTATATAAAGTGCTTGCATTTGCGCAGCATACAGAGACAGGAGAAAAACTGGTGATTTATCAGGGGTTGTATTCTCCGTTTAAAATCTGTGCAAGACCATATGGAATGTTTATGAGTGAAGTGGATCATGAAAAATATCCGGATATTAAGCAACAGTACAGGTTTGAAAAAATAAAGGAATAA
- a CDS encoding ribulose-phosphate 3-epimerase translates to MEKLLCPSLLNLSMDYLKDEIMRLDVSGADILHIDVMDGHYVPNFGMSFQDIETIRKNTSLKLDVHMMMYNPGRYIERYAEFGADIIYIHPDSETIPTETLCRIRKLGKAPGIVINPGISLDSIQELLSLVDYVLVMTVNPGFAGRDYLHFVEPKIEQLLKLRQRYKFHIVIDGGVTWEILERLWKKGVEGFVLGKQILFEKNEDYRTIIQKVRNI, encoded by the coding sequence ATGGAAAAATTATTATGCCCGTCGCTTTTGAATCTTTCGATGGATTATCTGAAAGATGAGATTATGAGACTTGATGTGAGTGGAGCGGATATTTTACATATAGATGTAATGGATGGCCATTATGTGCCTAATTTCGGGATGAGTTTTCAGGATATTGAAACAATACGTAAAAACACTTCTTTGAAGCTGGATGTTCATATGATGATGTATAATCCCGGACGTTATATAGAACGATATGCAGAGTTCGGAGCAGATATTATTTATATCCATCCGGATTCTGAAACAATTCCAACAGAGACACTCTGCAGAATACGTAAACTTGGAAAGGCTCCTGGGATCGTGATCAATCCCGGAATTTCACTTGACAGTATTCAGGAATTGTTGTCGTTAGTAGATTACGTGCTGGTCATGACCGTAAATCCCGGATTTGCGGGAAGAGACTATCTTCATTTTGTAGAACCTAAAATTGAGCAACTTTTGAAATTGCGTCAGCGGTATAAATTCCATATTGTGATCGACGGCGGTGTGACCTGGGAGATTCTGGAGCGTCTCTGGAAAAAAGGGGTAGAAGGCTTTGTACTGGGCAAACAGATTTTATTTGAAAAAAATGAAGATTATCGTACAATCATCCAAAAAGTAAGAAATATTTAA
- a CDS encoding TRAP transporter large permease, translated as MLAIGVSISVAVGLSSALAMLCMLDANISFATSAQRLFAGANSFSLIAIPFFILAGNIMNNGGIAERIVNVAKVVAGRMPGALAQSNVVANMLFGAISGSGAAAAAAMGGTIGPMEKKEGYDPVYSAGVNIASAPTGMLIPPSNLMIVYSTIAGSVSVAALFTGGYVPGILWGLLVMFLAGVKAKKCGYVAERRIPAKMTGIITFMIGLSSIMSWVMAFTGLPDLIANGMLSITENRYVILILMNIILLIVGTFMDPTPAVLIFTPIFLPICQTFGMHPVQFGIMVTLNLCIGTITPPVGSILFTGAKVGNVKIEQVFKELLPYFGVILIVLLLTTCIPAISMTLPTAAGLIQ; from the coding sequence ATGCTAGCGATCGGTGTGTCAATCAGTGTAGCGGTAGGATTGTCATCCGCGCTGGCTATGTTGTGTATGCTCGATGCAAATATTTCATTTGCGACATCTGCGCAGAGATTGTTTGCCGGAGCCAATTCATTTTCACTGATTGCAATTCCGTTTTTTATTCTTGCAGGAAATATTATGAATAACGGTGGAATTGCAGAGCGAATTGTTAATGTTGCCAAGGTTGTTGCCGGACGTATGCCGGGGGCACTGGCGCAGTCTAATGTAGTAGCAAACATGTTATTTGGTGCAATTTCAGGTTCCGGTGCAGCAGCGGCTGCTGCAATGGGTGGTACGATCGGACCGATGGAAAAAAAGGAAGGATATGATCCGGTTTACAGTGCCGGTGTAAATATTGCTTCTGCACCGACGGGAATGCTGATTCCACCGTCCAATCTGATGATTGTTTATTCGACAATTGCAGGAAGTGTATCAGTTGCTGCCTTGTTTACGGGAGGATATGTGCCGGGAATTCTGTGGGGATTACTCGTGATGTTCCTTGCAGGGGTTAAAGCAAAGAAATGTGGATATGTTGCAGAACGACGAATTCCTGCAAAAATGACGGGTATTATTACGTTTATGATTGGATTATCCTCTATTATGTCATGGGTTATGGCATTTACAGGTTTGCCGGATCTGATCGCAAATGGAATGCTTTCTATTACAGAAAACAGATATGTGATTTTGATTTTAATGAATATTATTTTGTTGATCGTAGGAACCTTTATGGATCCGACTCCGGCTGTTTTGATTTTTACACCGATTTTCCTGCCAATTTGTCAGACGTTCGGGATGCATCCGGTACAGTTTGGTATTATGGTCACGCTGAACCTTTGTATTGGAACAATTACGCCTCCGGTTGGCTCTATCTTGTTTACAGGAGCGAAGGTCGGAAATGTAAAAATTGAGCAGGTGTTTAAAGAATTACTGCCCTATTTTGGTGTGATTTTGATCGTACTGTTGCTGACCACATGTATTCCTGCGATTTCTATGACATTACCAACTGCTGCAGGACTTATTCAGTAG
- a CDS encoding DUF3881 family protein, translating into MHQYLKAIGFGPIKKKAELKEILEQTRETFTHQMTVSYNEEADYCEFQKEYGQDVGITLCGELDDHDQFDMEYYFPYFQGSGVTTYADVSIEKRIEREQYVGICEDAKVGISLIFTMQNGVEYMKERQLGMMTGAPNGVTFSGLALSGRILLPVRKSETQMRFAREEAKTRKKLLSAARNGDQGAIETLTLEDMDIYSKVSRRLATEDVYSIVDSYFMPYGVECDLYSIMGEILAIRERENTLTGERLYQMKLDVNELEFDVCVPKKEVLGEPEIGRRFKGEIWLQGYVNF; encoded by the coding sequence ATGCATCAGTATTTGAAAGCAATTGGGTTTGGTCCCATCAAGAAAAAAGCAGAGCTAAAAGAAATATTGGAGCAGACAAGAGAAACCTTTACCCATCAGATGACCGTTTCCTATAATGAAGAAGCAGACTACTGTGAATTTCAAAAGGAATACGGTCAGGATGTGGGGATTACATTGTGTGGAGAACTGGATGATCATGACCAGTTTGATATGGAATACTATTTCCCGTATTTTCAGGGAAGTGGTGTTACAACATATGCAGATGTTTCCATTGAAAAACGAATCGAGCGCGAACAGTACGTAGGAATCTGTGAAGATGCAAAAGTGGGGATCAGTCTGATTTTTACAATGCAAAATGGCGTAGAATATATGAAAGAGCGTCAGCTGGGTATGATGACAGGAGCTCCAAACGGTGTCACTTTTTCCGGTCTTGCTCTGTCCGGGAGAATCCTGCTGCCTGTAAGAAAAAGCGAGACACAGATGCGTTTCGCAAGAGAGGAAGCAAAAACACGAAAGAAACTTTTGAGTGCTGCCCGTAATGGAGATCAGGGAGCAATTGAAACGTTGACTCTGGAAGATATGGATATCTACTCAAAAGTTTCTCGTAGATTGGCTACAGAGGATGTATATTCCATTGTGGACAGTTACTTTATGCCTTATGGTGTGGAATGTGATCTGTATTCAATTATGGGAGAGATTCTGGCGATCAGAGAGCGGGAGAATACATTGACCGGAGAACGGCTTTATCAGATGAAACTAGATGTCAATGAACTGGAGTTCGATGTTTGTGTTCCGAAGAAAGAGGTTCTGGGAGAGCCAGAGATTGGAAGACGATTTAAAGGAGAGATCTGGCTGCAGGGATATGTGAATTTTTAA
- the serS gene encoding serine--tRNA ligase, producing the protein MLDIKFVRSNPEVVKQNIKNKFQDSKLPLVDEVLELDQKNREIKGEVEALRAEKNKTSKQIGAMMAQGKKEEAEELKRKVTESADKMEALSAEEKEVEEKIKKIMMTIPNIIDPSVPIGKDDSENVELERFGEPVVPDFEVPYHTEIMERFNGIDLDSARKVAGNGFYYLMGDIARLHSAVISYARDFMINRGFTYCIPPFMIRSNVVTGVMSFAEMDAMMYKIEGEDLYLIGTSEHSMIGKFIDTLLPEEQLPQTLTSYSPCFRKEKGAHGIEERGVYRIHQFEKQEMIVVCKPEESMDWYEKLWKNTVDLFRSMDIPVRTLECCSGDLADLKVKSVDVEAWSPRQQKYFEVGSCSNLGDAQARRLGIRVKGADGKYFAHTLNNTVVAPPRMLIAFLENNLQADGSVKIPEALRPYMGGNAVIEPKK; encoded by the coding sequence ATGTTAGATATCAAATTTGTAAGATCAAATCCGGAAGTTGTAAAACAGAACATTAAAAACAAATTTCAGGATTCTAAGTTACCACTGGTAGATGAGGTATTGGAACTGGATCAGAAAAATCGTGAAATTAAAGGTGAAGTAGAAGCACTTAGAGCTGAGAAAAACAAAACATCAAAACAGATTGGTGCAATGATGGCTCAGGGCAAAAAAGAAGAGGCAGAAGAGCTGAAAAGAAAAGTAACAGAGAGTGCAGATAAGATGGAAGCACTTTCTGCAGAAGAAAAAGAAGTAGAAGAAAAAATTAAAAAAATCATGATGACAATTCCAAATATCATTGATCCATCTGTTCCGATTGGAAAAGATGACAGTGAAAATGTGGAACTGGAGCGCTTTGGTGAGCCGGTTGTTCCTGATTTTGAAGTTCCATATCACACAGAAATTATGGAAAGATTCAATGGAATCGATCTGGATAGTGCAAGAAAAGTGGCAGGAAACGGATTTTATTATCTGATGGGAGATATTGCGAGATTGCATTCTGCAGTTATTTCCTATGCAAGAGATTTCATGATCAACAGAGGATTTACTTACTGTATTCCTCCGTTTATGATCCGCAGCAATGTTGTGACAGGTGTTATGAGCTTTGCAGAAATGGATGCAATGATGTATAAGATTGAAGGAGAAGATCTCTATCTGATCGGAACAAGTGAGCACTCTATGATCGGTAAATTTATCGATACACTTCTTCCGGAAGAGCAGCTGCCACAGACACTGACAAGTTATTCTCCATGCTTCAGAAAAGAAAAAGGGGCACACGGAATTGAGGAACGTGGTGTATATCGTATTCACCAGTTCGAAAAACAGGAAATGATCGTTGTATGTAAACCGGAAGAGAGCATGGACTGGTATGAAAAATTGTGGAAGAACACAGTGGATTTATTCCGTTCTATGGATATTCCGGTTCGCACACTGGAATGCTGTTCCGGAGATCTTGCGGATCTGAAAGTGAAGTCTGTGGATGTGGAGGCATGGTCTCCAAGACAGCAGAAATACTTTGAAGTAGGAAGCTGCTCAAATCTGGGAGATGCACAGGCCAGAAGACTTGGTATCCGTGTAAAAGGTGCAGACGGAAAATATTTTGCACATACACTGAATAATACAGTTGTTGCACCACCAAGAATGCTGATCGCGTTCCTGGAGAACAATCTGCAGGCAGATGGATCTGTGAAGATTCCGGAAGCGTTACGTCCATATATGGGTGGAAATGCAGTGATCGAACCGAAAAAATAA
- a CDS encoding DUF4446 family protein yields MATEVLLYLVIVLLIMQVVFIGIVINLQMKHKRMQAKYQIFMRGKDGKSLEKGFLEQFKTVEKLERAVKQNTRDIDTIYKRMKTHYQKIGIVRYDAFQEMGGNLSFVLTMLDENNNGWVFNAMHSREGCYTYIKEIVKGESYMELGEEERESLKKAMKQ; encoded by the coding sequence ATGGCAACAGAAGTATTACTGTATCTGGTAATTGTTTTGTTGATCATGCAGGTGGTTTTCATTGGGATTGTGATCAATCTGCAAATGAAACATAAGCGTATGCAGGCAAAATATCAGATTTTTATGCGCGGAAAAGATGGTAAATCTCTGGAAAAAGGATTTCTGGAGCAGTTTAAAACAGTAGAAAAACTGGAACGCGCAGTAAAACAGAATACAAGAGATATTGATACAATTTACAAAAGAATGAAAACACATTATCAGAAAATAGGAATTGTACGTTATGATGCATTTCAGGAAATGGGAGGAAATCTCAGTTTTGTTCTGACGATGTTAGATGAAAATAATAATGGCTGGGTGTTTAATGCGATGCACAGCCGAGAAGGGTGTTATACCTATATAAAGGAAATTGTAAAAGGCGAAAGCTATATGGAACTCGGAGAAGAAGAAAGAGAGTCTTTGAAAAAAGCAATGAAGCAGTGA
- a CDS encoding ParB/RepB/Spo0J family partition protein yields the protein MAVKRNGLGKGLDSLIPNKTVKTTEKQANKTQKEKVKVEKSGETIVKITQVEPNSEQPRKDFDEDALLELADSIKQFGVLQPLLVQKKNDYYEIIAGERRWRAAKLAGLKEVPVLVREYTEQEVVEISLIENIQRENLNPIEEAIAYKRLLKEFHLKQDEIAERVSKSRTAVTNSMRLLKLNSKVQQMVIDDMISTGHARALLALEDEEQQYTIANKIFDEKLSVRETEKLIKILKNPKKTAKKEKIEHTFIYENLEEKMKGIMGTKVNVNPKSNGKGKIEIEYYSEEELERIFDLIMSIQS from the coding sequence ATGGCAGTGAAAAGAAATGGACTTGGAAAGGGGTTAGACAGTCTGATTCCAAACAAGACAGTGAAGACAACAGAAAAACAGGCTAATAAAACTCAAAAAGAAAAAGTAAAAGTGGAAAAATCCGGGGAGACTATAGTAAAGATTACTCAGGTAGAACCAAATAGTGAACAGCCGAGAAAAGATTTTGATGAAGATGCCCTTCTTGAGCTGGCAGATTCTATCAAACAGTTTGGCGTACTTCAGCCACTTTTGGTACAAAAGAAAAATGATTATTATGAAATCATTGCAGGAGAAAGAAGATGGAGAGCGGCAAAGCTTGCCGGATTAAAAGAAGTACCGGTACTGGTTCGTGAATATACGGAGCAGGAAGTTGTGGAGATTTCTTTGATTGAAAATATTCAGAGAGAAAATCTGAATCCAATTGAAGAAGCAATTGCATACAAGCGATTATTGAAAGAGTTTCATCTAAAACAGGATGAGATTGCAGAACGTGTATCGAAGAGCAGAACGGCAGTGACAAACTCAATGCGTCTTTTAAAACTTAACAGTAAGGTTCAGCAGATGGTGATTGATGATATGATCTCAACCGGACATGCCAGAGCGTTACTTGCATTGGAAGACGAAGAACAACAGTACACAATTGCAAATAAAATATTTGATGAGAAGCTCAGTGTGAGGGAGACTGAGAAGCTGATTAAAATATTGAAAAATCCAAAGAAGACTGCAAAAAAAGAAAAAATTGAGCATACATTTATCTATGAAAACCTGGAAGAAAAAATGAAGGGAATCATGGGGACAAAGGTAAATGTAAATCCAAAATCGAATGGTAAGGGGAAAATTGAAATCGAATATTATTCAGAGGAAGAATTGGAGCGAATATTCGACTTGATCATGTCCATTCAAAGCTAA
- a CDS encoding ParA family protein, whose translation MGRIIAIANQKGGVGKTTTAINLSASLASLGQKVLALDMDPQGNMTSGLSVNKDEVENTVYDLIIGNIGIEECICKEVYENLDVLPSNVNLSAAEIELIGVDNKEYIIKNEVEKVKDRYDYIIIDCPPALSMLTINAMTTANSVLVPIQCEYYALEGLSQLIHTIELVQERLNPKLEIEGVVFTMYDARTNLSLQVVENVKDNLNQNIYKTIIPRNVRLAEAPSYGMPINLYDPKSSGAESYLLLAEEVINKGEE comes from the coding sequence ATGGGAAGAATTATAGCGATTGCAAATCAAAAAGGTGGAGTAGGTAAAACTACAACAGCTATCAATTTATCAGCTTCACTTGCAAGTCTTGGACAAAAAGTTCTGGCACTTGATATGGATCCACAGGGAAATATGACAAGTGGACTGAGTGTAAATAAAGATGAAGTTGAAAATACAGTATATGATTTAATTATTGGGAATATTGGGATTGAAGAATGTATTTGCAAAGAAGTCTATGAAAACCTGGATGTACTTCCGTCTAATGTTAATTTGTCGGCAGCAGAAATTGAATTGATTGGTGTTGATAATAAAGAATACATTATTAAAAATGAAGTTGAAAAAGTGAAGGACAGATATGATTATATTATCATAGATTGTCCACCGGCATTGAGTATGCTAACGATCAATGCAATGACCACAGCAAATTCAGTACTTGTCCCGATTCAGTGTGAGTATTATGCATTGGAAGGATTAAGCCAGTTGATCCACACAATAGAGCTTGTTCAGGAGAGATTAAATCCAAAATTAGAAATAGAAGGCGTTGTGTTCACAATGTATGATGCCAGAACGAACCTCTCACTCCAGGTTGTAGAAAATGTAAAAGACAATTTAAATCAAAACATCTACAAAACGATTATTCCAAGAAATGTCCGGCTGGCAGAGGCGCCAAGTTATGGTATGCCAATAAATTTATATGACCCAAAATCTTCAGGAGCAGAAAGTTATTTGTTATTGGCTGAAGAAGTGATCAATAAAGGAGAAGAATAA
- a CDS encoding alpha/beta fold hydrolase: MNWKKNLKTCTILTGLTVASMHIVNRFVYYMSTIDEMLSDKNAEYYDWRFGCICYHKTGSGSPLLLIHDLNVCSSSYEWNQIVDQLSKTNTVYTIDLLGCGRSDKPYLTYTNYLYVQLITDFIKHIIGEKTDIIAMGESGSFVLMACANDHSIIDKVLLINPGDLIELSKIPTKRTKLKQHCINMPVVGTFLYNLRFNKRTIEKDLHLNGYYDFKKIDTNTVKTFFEAAHTDNTAGKYLYSSIKSRFTNANVMYSLNRINNSVFIIVGNANPEYALIANQYQNYMPSIEIQEIDHTKRFPHLEDPETFLEQVEILFDINNGEELSTK; encoded by the coding sequence TTGAACTGGAAGAAAAATTTGAAAACTTGTACGATCCTGACAGGATTAACCGTTGCTTCTATGCATATCGTTAATCGTTTCGTTTACTATATGTCTACAATAGATGAAATGCTGTCTGACAAAAATGCAGAATATTATGACTGGCGTTTTGGATGCATTTGCTACCACAAAACAGGAAGTGGATCTCCTCTTCTCTTGATCCATGATCTAAACGTCTGCAGTTCTTCCTATGAATGGAACCAGATTGTAGATCAATTATCTAAAACAAATACTGTATACACAATTGATTTATTAGGCTGTGGACGCTCGGACAAACCCTATTTGACCTATACAAATTATCTTTATGTCCAGTTAATCACTGATTTTATTAAACATATCATTGGTGAAAAAACTGATATTATCGCAATGGGGGAATCCGGTTCTTTTGTCTTAATGGCATGTGCTAATGATCACTCAATTATTGACAAAGTTCTTTTAATTAATCCTGGTGATTTGATTGAACTTTCAAAAATACCGACAAAGCGTACAAAGTTAAAACAGCATTGTATTAACATGCCTGTTGTAGGAACATTTCTTTACAATTTACGCTTTAATAAACGAACCATCGAAAAAGATTTACACTTAAATGGATACTATGATTTCAAGAAAATTGATACAAATACAGTAAAGACCTTTTTTGAAGCTGCACATACAGACAATACTGCCGGAAAATATCTGTATTCCAGCATCAAATCTCGCTTTACAAATGCAAATGTGATGTATTCTTTAAATCGAATTAACAACAGCGTGTTTATTATTGTAGGGAATGCAAATCCAGAATATGCACTAATTGCAAACCAATATCAAAATTATATGCCTTCTATTGAAATTCAAGAAATTGATCATACCAAACGTTTTCCACATCTGGAAGACCCTGAAACGTTTTTAGAACAGGTTGAAATTTTATTTGATATCAACAACGGAGAAGAGTTATCCACAAAATAA
- the rsmG gene encoding 16S rRNA (guanine(527)-N(7))-methyltransferase RsmG: MENKFEQQLSQLDIRLTERQKEQFHQYYELLVEWNKVMNLTGITEYDEVNEKHFVDSLAIVKTVDMNQVNSVIDIGTGAGFPGLPLKIAFPHLKVVLLDSLKKRINFLDAVVEKLGLEDVETLHGRAEDFAKQTAYREQFDLCVSRAVANLSTLSEYCIPYIRVGGMFVSYKSGTVEDELKQSEKAVSLLGGKIEKTVKFQLPDTEIGRSFVKIKKISETRKKYPRKAGLPAKEPLS; encoded by the coding sequence ATGGAAAATAAATTTGAACAGCAATTAAGCCAGCTGGATATCCGGCTGACAGAACGCCAGAAAGAGCAGTTTCATCAGTATTATGAGCTTCTGGTGGAGTGGAATAAGGTGATGAACCTGACAGGGATCACCGAGTATGATGAAGTAAATGAGAAACATTTTGTGGACAGCCTTGCAATTGTAAAAACAGTGGATATGAATCAGGTAAATTCTGTGATTGACATCGGAACCGGCGCGGGATTTCCGGGACTGCCGTTAAAGATTGCCTTTCCTCATCTGAAAGTCGTATTGTTGGATTCTCTGAAAAAAAGAATTAATTTTTTAGATGCCGTAGTAGAAAAATTAGGGCTCGAAGATGTGGAAACGCTTCATGGAAGAGCAGAAGATTTTGCAAAGCAGACAGCATACAGAGAACAATTTGACCTGTGTGTGTCCCGTGCAGTGGCAAATCTGTCAACCTTGAGTGAATACTGCATCCCATATATACGAGTAGGCGGGATGTTCGTATCCTATAAATCAGGAACTGTTGAAGACGAATTGAAACAATCGGAAAAAGCAGTGTCTCTTCTTGGTGGAAAAATTGAGAAAACAGTAAAGTTTCAGCTGCCGGATACAGAGATTGGACGTTCTTTTGTGAAAATAAAAAAGATTTCTGAGACACGAAAAAAATACCCGAGAAAAGCAGGACTTCCAGCAAAAGAACCACTGTCATAA